The Desulfuromonas acetoxidans DSM 684 region TGTTTACAGCGGGAAAGAACAACGCAACGAATTACGAGGCGAGCTTTATCGCTGTCTCTACCAGATGTATGCCCGCATCAGCCAACACTCTATCCGCCAGTTTCATTTTCATTTCCCTGATGGCCGATCCATGCTGCGATTTCACGCCCCAGACAAAGCCGACGATAATTTGCGCCCCTATCGACCTTCAGTAGTCATTGCAAACCGCCAGCACATTGAAGTTCACGGTTATGAGAGTGGCCGCATTGTCCACGGTTTTCGGCATGTTTATCCACTGAATTATCATGGTATTGATATCGGCAGCGTCGAAATCAGCAACTCCTTTCAACAAATTAACAAAGAGCTCAGCGCAATCACGAAACCAACAAAAACGGAACTGCTGTTTCTGATGGACAAATCAGATCTGTGGTACAAGCTGTCAGAGGGACTGGACAAACTCTACACCCCTTCGTCACTGAATCCAGATTATGTTATCGAGAATCAGGATGCCTCGGCCTATGACCATTTCGGTGGGACCATACAGACATCACCATTTCTTGAACAGTTGCAACTGCAATTAAAGAAACGTTCTGACCTGAAAACCCGCATGGCAGAGGGAAATGACTTCTCTTTCGTGGTTCGTTATTCCAGCCAGCTCTATTCCGTCATTTTCCATTCCATCCGCAACGTCTCCGGCCAACACGCTGCCTACGTCGTCGCCTTTACCCCGGAACCTTATCTGCGATCATTACTGTTGAATTCAATCATTCAGTTCGGTGTGGCCCTAATTCTGTTTGTGGTGATTTTCCATTATCGCATCGGCCTGACCCTGTCGAGAAAAAAGCAGGAACAGACCAAAGACTTTCTCATGACGTTGTCAGACAACATGGGGCAAGGAATGTACGCTACCGACAAAGAGGGAAAGCTGACATATATCAATCGTGAAGCGGAAAAGGTTCTCGGCCTCACAAGCGAAGAGAGCCTGAACAAATGCGCCCACGACCTGTTTCATGTTGATGACAGCGGTCACGAACAGGGCTGTTTTATTCTGAATGCAATAATTGAAGGGGCAACCTGCCAGCAGGAAATGGCCTTTTTCCGCAATCGACTCAACAAAGAGTTTCCCGTTGAATTAACCTGCACACCGATCTTTACGGAAGAGAAGATTGTCGGCACCATTACCCTGTTTCACGATATCACCCAACGATTGAAACACCAGCAGGAACTGGTCGAGGCCAAAACGCAACTGGAAGAGGCCAATCAACACCTCAGCGAATTAGCCCGCGTCGATGCTTTGACCGGCATTGCCAACCGGCGTGAATTTGACCAGACTCTGTCCAGTTTATGGAAAAGCTCGTATCGCAAAAAGGAACGCCTTGGAATTTTGATGATCGATATTGACCACTTCAAGTTCTACAACGATCAATACGGCCATCAGAAAGGGGACAATTGTCTGCAGCAAGTTGTTCAAGCGATTTGCCAATCTTGCCTGCGCCCCGAAGATTTTATTGCCCGCTACGGCGGTGAGGAATTTATTGTACT contains the following coding sequences:
- a CDS encoding diguanylate cyclase, which codes for MKTIHAIVIFLVAVVLSAVLIGQRYKQLMNDHLMMRESSQKVALTTVTNTLRLVSRSLADEVLQKEDLLKLVHDIVYSGKEQRNELRGELYRCLYQMYARISQHSIRQFHFHFPDGRSMLRFHAPDKADDNLRPYRPSVVIANRQHIEVHGYESGRIVHGFRHVYPLNYHGIDIGSVEISNSFQQINKELSAITKPTKTELLFLMDKSDLWYKLSEGLDKLYTPSSLNPDYVIENQDASAYDHFGGTIQTSPFLEQLQLQLKKRSDLKTRMAEGNDFSFVVRYSSQLYSVIFHSIRNVSGQHAAYVVAFTPEPYLRSLLLNSIIQFGVALILFVVIFHYRIGLTLSRKKQEQTKDFLMTLSDNMGQGMYATDKEGKLTYINREAEKVLGLTSEESLNKCAHDLFHVDDSGHEQGCFILNAIIEGATCQQEMAFFRNRLNKEFPVELTCTPIFTEEKIVGTITLFHDITQRLKHQQELVEAKTQLEEANQHLSELARVDALTGIANRREFDQTLSSLWKSSYRKKERLGILMIDIDHFKFYNDQYGHQKGDNCLQQVVQAICQSCLRPEDFIARYGGEEFIVLLPQTAHDDAVHVAKRIQQKIAEKAIAHQKSPTKPVITLSIGVCSMIPHDLSSEQQFIDCADRRLYVAKNNGRNQICDQD